The proteins below are encoded in one region of Hordeum vulgare subsp. vulgare chromosome 3H, MorexV3_pseudomolecules_assembly, whole genome shotgun sequence:
- the LOC123445545 gene encoding probable NADPH:quinone oxidoreductase 1, with amino-acid sequence MEVAAAKPVLRVAAVCGSLRRASYNRGLLRAAAEVCEESVPGMRVEHVDISALPLLNTDLETPDGGFPPAVEAFRDRIRAADCFLFGSPEYNYSIATPLKNALDWASRGNNCWADKPAAIVSAGGGFGGGRSQYHLRQVGVFLDLHFINKPELFVQAFQQPPKFDSDGNLIDAEIRERIKKVLLSLQAFTLRIQNKD; translated from the exons ATGGAGGTCGCCGCGGCGAAGCCCGTCCTCCGCGTGGCCGCCGTCTGCGGCTCCCTCCGCAGGGCGTCCTACAACCGCGGCCTCCTCCGCGCCG CGGCGGAGGTGTGCGAGGAGTCGGTCCCGGGGATGCGCGTGGAGCACGTGGACATCTCCGCGCTGCCGCTGCTCAACACCGACCTCGAGACGCCCGACGGGGGCTTCCCGCCCGCCGTCGAGGCCTTCCGCGACCGCATCCGCGCCGCCGACTGCTTCCTCTTCGGCTCGCCAGAGTACAACTACTCCATCGCAA CCCCTCTGAAGAATGCACTTGACTGGGCTTCTAGGGGAAACAATTGCTGGGCAGACAAACCTGCTGCCATTGTCAGCGCAGGAGGTGGCTTTGGAGGAGGTAGATCGCAGTACCATCTCCGGCAAGTCGGGGTGTTCTTAGATCTTCATTTCATCAACAAGCCAGAGCTGTTCGTCCAAGCATTTCAGCAGCCACCCAAGTTCGACAGCGATGGAAATCTGATTGACGCTGAGATCAGAGAGCGGATCAAGAAAGTGCTCTTGTCCCTCCAGGCCTTCACACTCAGGATCCAGAATAAGGATTGA